One window of the Cryptomeria japonica chromosome 7, Sugi_1.0, whole genome shotgun sequence genome contains the following:
- the LOC131056338 gene encoding ankyrin repeat-containing protein At5g02620-like, giving the protein MATECEELGGSFNPEAFNAAVTVAVKHSWIHQKLCRKTEGRSLREILSERESTLSREVLSSVTPGGENTLLHLAASLGNVRFVQEFLELNLKLVDNIDTEVQSLLVKATNAQGNTALHLAAQGGFSDVVEALLRQQENGVNVCNKLGETPLFKAYESGNLKTVEALFAKCPSNLLSFAKGTVCNLDPKTEGKRTCLTVAINRGDSDLVHHILELDKSGKSNYARQLIQERDEYGNTALHIAVGSNYKDIIKKLIDFEPKLCYWVNDSQETPLCVAAKLGHLEAVKKLIKKRPDAVEIRNSCGMNVLHLAAQVNQARIVDWLNERVGLSYLVNQGLDNPPEEKSGGNADPSEKNDPFSEISRGDTPLHIAARKRSLNMVNSLLRIKGINKFAVNKEGLTALDIVRENTEYHESNRIIAVLSNYPSKRKPFLYSSPKVCAQKYENAIQMVNKAYDDRRSTELVVAVLLATMAFTAAFTVPGSFVSDDGNGNKSLGSPILLGLRSFKIFLISDCLAFFLSLFVVLMWQMSTPITTGNKILFVCITNLLVCATFAFTAYGFMAAVYSMLANDAPKLAWFILGACLIICFCGNFTFLYMGTKFFVTKARFNHLNGLTPLFPDRVGKWVWKKLERWGLLTFLRQSEKKWLDIFYFWRTQDKHIATI; this is encoded by the exons ATGGCAACAGAGTGTGAAGAACTCGGCGGAAGCTTCAATCCTGAGGCGTTCAATGCTGCAGTTACAGTTGCAGTAAAGCATTCATGGATCCATCAAAAACTCTGTCGAAAAACTGAGGGACGCAGCCTTAGAGAAATTCTATCCGAAAGGGAAAGTACTCTTTCCAGAGAAGTTCTCAGTAGTGTTACACCCGGTGGGGAAAATACTCTTCTCCATTTGGCTGCTAGTTTAGGAAATGTAAGATTCGTTCAAGAGTTCCTGGAACTCAACCTTAAACTTGTGGACAATATCGATACCGAAGTCCAGTCTCTGCTTGTGAAGGCTACCAATGCCCAAGGAAATACTGCGTTGCACTTGGCTGCTCAGGGAGGTTTCTCCGACGTCGTTGAGGCTCTACTCCGACAACAAGAAAATGGTGTCAATGTCTGCAACAAGCTTGGAGAAACACCTCTGTTCAAAGCTTACGAGAGCGGGAATTTAAAGACAGTGGAGGCACTGTTCGCCAAATGTCCGTCGAATCTACTCTCGTTTGCCAAAGGCACTGTTTGCAATTTAGACCCAAAGACGGAGGGCAAGAGAACCTGTTTAACAGTTGCAATCAACAGAGGAGATTCAG ATCTGGTGCATCATATACTAGAATTAGATAAATCAGGTAAATCAAATTATGCAAGGCAATTAATCCAAGAAAGGGACGAATATGGCAACACAGCTCTGCATATAGCTGTTGGAAGTAACTACAAGGATATAATAAAGAAGCTGATAGATTTTGAACCCAAACTATGCTATTGGGTTAATGACAGCCAAGAAACTCCGCTTTGTGTGGCGGCGAAATTGGGGCATCTGGAAGCAGTAAAAAAGTTGATAAAGAAAAGGCCAGATGCTGTCGAAATACGGAATAGTTGTGGAATGAACGTGCTACATTTAGCTGCCCAAGTTAACCAAGCGCGAATTGTTGATTGGCTGAATGAAAGGGTAGGCTTATCATACTTGGTCAACCAGGGACTTGACAATCCTCCAGAGGAAAAGAGTGGAGGAAATGCAGATCCGTCTGAAAAAAATGATCCTTTTTCAGAGATAAGTAGAGGAGACACACCTCTGCACATTGCAGCAAGGAAGAGAAGCTTGAAT ATGGTCAATTCGTTGCTGCGTATAAAGGGGATAAACAAATTTGCCGTTAACAAGGAAGGCTTAACGGCCCTCGATATTGTGAGAGAGAACACAGAGTACCACGAATCCAACAGAATAATTGCAGTGCTGTCTAATTATCCTTCCAAGCGCAAGCCTTTCCTGTACAGCTCTCCAAAGGTTTGCGCACAGAAGTACGAGAATGCCATTCAAATGGTGAACAAAGCATATGATGACAGGCGCAGCACAGAATTAGTGGTGGCAGTGTTGTTAGCCACGATGGCTTTTACGGCGGCTTTCACTGTCCCGGGCAGTTTTGTATCGGACGATGGGAATGGAAATAAGAGTTTAGGCTCGCCGATTCTGCTCGGATTGCGCTCCTTCAAGATTTTTCTCATCTCTGACTGCCTGGCATTCTTTCTGTCGCTCTTCGTGGTACTGATGTGGCAGATGAGTACACCAATCACCACAGGAAATAAGATATTGTTCGTCTGTATTACCAACCTATTGGTTTGTGCCACGTTTGCCTTTACGGCCTATGGCTTCATGGCCGCAGTGTATTCCATGCTTGCCAACGACGCTCCCAAGCTGGCTTGGTTCATTCTTGGGGCGTGCTTGATCATCTGCTTCTGTGGTAATTTCACCTTTTTGTACATGGGTACAAAGTTTTTCGTGACGAAGGCCCGATTTAACCACCTGAATGGTCTAACTCCTCTATTCCCTGACCGTGTGGGGAAGTGGGTATGGAAGAAACTAGAGAGATGGGGGCTTTTAACCTTTCTGCGCCAGTCGGAAAAGAAGTGGCTGGACATCTTTTACTTCTGGCGTACCCAGGACAAACATATAGCTACGATATAG